The Takifugu flavidus isolate HTHZ2018 chromosome 17, ASM371156v2, whole genome shotgun sequence genome contains a region encoding:
- the si:ch211-285f17.1 gene encoding sickle tail protein isoform X7 codes for MQPPDMDKKREAFLEHLKQKYPHHASAIMGHQERLREQSRSPKHGPSPQSSVADQVDHLSLASLDSLDTMSEADTPTGFTRGSRVRASLPVVRSTNQTKDRSLGVLYLQYADETKQIRMPNEITSVDTVRALFVSAFPQHLTMKMLESPSVAVYVKDDMRNMYYELNDVRSITDHSCLKVYNKDPAQAFSHGPRPANGDARMHGEMLHGGRDNAHPLRQHPIGPPLHHSVQGTMPAASNSMPPSPSRIPFSPRQGSAPSSSTVPRERVSTANPAARSNSPCPSAILERRDVKPDEDMSNKSHSLARGNEGLYADPYLLQEGRLSMASSHGAHPNDGPEHGLGGFHRASIRSTSSYGGPSPTDSIDHPSLYRQKSRNSQLPTLGSKTPPPSPHRMAEVRMIDMHGGPPHGLPPHGVPIERSSPVRQSFRKEEVAGTKPRHSVGSPVIADLQGHLQGPIPAPSDHQTRERMKAMEQQIASLTGLVQHALLKGSNASGNKEPASERPPKTASPAHSANTSGGSPILAPKTNPGPKGTSSAPLRVNLLQFRKNVSDLRMQLHQMRQIQLQNQEALRVQLKRAEQEISGKLAEAMRGLEDPVQRQRAVVEEDRHKYLSLEEHVLAQLSELEQYVVTLQKDSATTNRAVTLKDVEEGAVTLRKVGESLAGLKGEFPALQTRMRAVLRVEVEAVKFLKEEPHKLDSMLKRVKSLTDTLGSLRRCATEGSQKGPDLVANVPVSHSPSPSAPSSESPGNPLPVSTQPGPTSAPLEPQSSTIKSEVMPSSPVVIHHVQSSPVHIQQSQQSAALTVRSSPPLTPSPTNAPSPNPGKSQGRESPKTAAVDPASPAQCKKTRRNSANNGNGTKQDLVIEELQNSPDKSKKRVMSIEAAEKEWDEKRQNMGHYDGKEFEKILEEAQANMMKGIPSLEVEGRSAGAPAAAEQASTQDSAESGTEKPQTEPPSDTSSKKGPEKFPKPVLEKPAKPVLERPSRSVPRPSPADSLSKQECEKPNKSPPPPPPRKIFPGSGSGMTTTRSGEVVYINRKESVSSQEGDDDASPPTPKAKPTKVPPETKPKPATPPPVVSSAAGEEEDDGDKIMAELQVFQKCAVKEAGVENSVEPTTRVEPQIRELRSGSSLPLKEKKQGSEPSREDKEPVTDENGNTTVRQSQGIIYYVTGQIPKEQPPALGSEETPERREPAQTSSQVSNVTFNDNSPSQQQQQQQPPLSPPPKSPPPISPKPTGLKGFKLPRKHLKRSGSLKTSAEMEKGEILNKINTEKKGRVIQMQLSPKTIMPEPAPVSATTAGTEVSKPRLPPLKVPKSEEMVPKSPPEGDDEASLSPDLPGEEAPPPPDNIAFMITNTKVQALSCGEYQELVNAKKGRVQTVTVGSASPTRGDPADPNVPQDNGANKKPVIIIFDEPMDIRSAYKRLSTIFECEEELDRMLSEERIEEESEESDTDRTGGPQGKPGEMVVVDGKRVGPSQAASDRASVSSSSSSSNSDSGVNLESSGDAKQDGKKKFKFKFPKKQLAALTQAIRTGTKSGKKTLQVVVYEDEEEYDGTIRQHKEAKRFEIATSKPTVDTPKAPGPSALNRQNSDSVCRTNEIRKNTYKTLDSLEQTIKQLETTISEMGPRSPVERAVAEEPKAENGKSSEGAGVRRSSSLPKSRVSGPKNASVASPTSRMPVPLSAKARQAPGTTDKAGKQQKLQDAQRQFRQANGSAKRVGGDHKTSSPTVPVSKIPAFYPSSTKSSSQSVQNSDATNPINTSSSSSSSSSVTKSSHTPRSSSLPSSHIPSLSNGSLKLPTPLQHSGKALSFSSQTQNGRVHCSSSFSSSSSSSSSSTSSSSPSPLSPTPLGQGGKSIRTIHTPSFTSYRSHNGSSGKSCIPTATAAKDAA; via the exons ATGCAGCCGCCCGACATGGACAAGAAGAGGGAGGCCTTCCTGGAGCACCTGAAGCAGAAGTATCCCCATCACGCGTCGGCCATCATGGGTCACCAGGAGAGGCTGCGAGAGCAG AGCAGAAGCCCGAAGCACGGCCCCAGCCCTCAGTCCAGCGTCGCTGACCAGGTCGACCACCTCTCTCTGGCCTCCCTGGATTCCCTGGACACCATGTCTGAGGCCGACACGCCCACAGGTTTCACCCGCGGCAGCCGGGTCCGCGCTAGCCTGCCAGTGGTTCGATCGACCAACCAGACGAAGGACCGCTCTCTCG GTGTTCTGTACTTGCAGTACGCAGACGAGACCAAACAGATCCGCATGCCCAACGAGATCACCAGCGTCGACACTGTCAGAGCCCTGTTTGTTAGTGCCTTCCCGCAGCACCTCACCATGAAGATGCTGGAGTCCCCCAGCGTGGCCGTCTACGTCAAGGATGACATGAGGAACATGTACTACGAGCTCAACGACGTCCG GAGCATTACGGATCACTCCTGCCTGAAGGTCTACAACAAAGACCCGGCACAGGCGTTCAGCCACGGGCCGAGACCCGCCAACGGCGATGCCAGG ATGCACGGCGAGATGCTGCACGGCGGCCGTGATAATGCCCACCCCCTGAGACAGCATCCCATTGGCCCGCCGCTCCACCACTCCGTTCAGGGAACCATGCCGGCTGCTTCGAACTCAATGCCGCCGTCTCCCTCGAGGATCCCCTTCAGTCCCAGGCAGGGCTCCGcacccagcagctccactgTCCCGCGGGAGAGAGTGTCCACCGCCAACCCCGCCGCCCGCTCTAACTCGCCCTGTCCCAGCGCCATCCTGGAGCGACGGGACGTCAAACCGGATGAGGACATGAGCAATAAAAGCCACAGTCTAGCCAGGGGGAACGAGGGCTTGTATGCAGACCCGTACTTGCTCCAGGAGGGAAGGCTGAGCATGGCTAGTTCCCACGGAGCACACCCCAACGATGGGCCAGAACACGGACTAGGTGGATTCCATCGTGCCTCCATTCGTTCCACGAGCTCTTACGGCGGGCCCAGCCCCACGGACTCCATCGATCACCCTTCTCTGTACAGGCAGAAGTCCAGAAACAGCCAGCTGCCAACTCTGGGTTCCAAAACCCCTCCGCCGTCCCCTCACCGCATGGCTGAGGTACGGATGATTGACATGCACGGCGGGCCTCCGCACGGCCTGCCCCCCCACGGTGTTCCGATAGAGAGGAGCTCGCCGGTGCGTCAGTCcttcaggaaggaggaagtggcGGGGACTAAACCTCGCCACAGCGTGGGATCGCCGGTGATCGCTGACCTGCAGGGTCACCTGCAGGGGCCCATCCCAGCTCCCAGCGACCACCAGACACG AGAGCGAATGAAGGCAATGGAGCAACAGATTGCCAGCTTGACTGGTCTTGTTCAGCATGCACTTTTAAAGGGGTCAAACGCTAGTGGCAACAAGGAGCCCGCAAG TGAAAGACCACCGAAGACTGCGTCTCCGGCCCACAGCGCCAACACCTCAG GCGGTTCCCCGATCCTGGCTCCCAAGACCAACCCGGGCCCTAAAGGCACAAGCTCGGCTCCTCTGAGAGTCAACCTCCTGCAGTTCAGGAAGAACGTTTCTGACCTCAGGATGCAGCTCCATCAAATGAGACAGATTCAG ctccagaaccaggAGGCGCTGCGAGTCCAGCTGAAGCGCGCAGAGCAGGAAATCAGCGGTAAACTGGCAGAGGCCATGCGGGGTCTGGAAGACCCCGTTCAGAGGCAGAGAGCTGTGGTAGAGGAGGACCGGCACAAGTATTTGAGCCTGGAGGAGCATGTTCTCGCACAGCTCAG TGAGTTGGAGCAGTATGTAGTCACGCTGCAGAAAGACTCAGCCACAACTAACAGAGCAGTGACCCTGAAGGACGTGGAGGAAGGGGCCGTAACACTGAGGAAGGTGGGAGAGTCTCTGGCGGGGCTAAAAG GAGAGTTTCCAGCCCTGCAAACCCGAATGCGCGCTGTGCTCAGGGTGGAAGTGGAGGCTGTAAAGTTCCTGAAGGAGGAGCCTCATAAACTGGACAGCATGCTGAAACGGGTGAAGAGCCTGACGGACACACTCGGCAGCCTGAGAAG ATGTGCTACTGAGGGATCTCAGAAAGGCCCTGATCTGGTTGCTAATGTACCAGTAAGCCACAGCCCTTCACCCTCAGCACCATCCAGTGAATCCCCTGGGAATCCCCTGCCAGTATCAACCCAGCCCGGCCCCACGTCAGCCCCCCTCGAACCGCAGAGTTCCACCATTAAATCAGAGGTGATGCCCTCCTCCCCGGTGGTGATCCATCACGTTCAGAGCTCTCCGGTCCACATTCAGCAGTCCCAGCAGTCTGCAGCCTTGACCGTTCGGTCCAGCCCGCCGCTGACCCCGAGCCCCACGAACGCACCGAGTCCCAACCCCGGTAAAAGCCAAGGCCGCGAGTCTCCCAAGACAGCAGCTGTTGATCCTGCAAGTCCTGCACAATGCAAGAAAACACGGAGGAACTCGGCGAATAATGGAAATGGGACCAAGCAGGATCTTGTGATAGAAGAGCTCCAGAACTCCCCAGACAAGAGCAAGAAAAGAGTTATGTCCATAGAG gCAGCAGAGAAGGAGTGGGACGAGAAGAGGCAGAACATGGGTCATTATGATGGGAAAGAGTTTGAGAAGATCTTGGAAGAGGCTCAGGCCAACATGATGAAGGGTATTCCCAGTCTGGAGGTTGAAGGCCGCTCAGCAGGAGCTCCGGCTGCTGCAGAACAAGCTAGCACGCAGGACTCAGCAGAGTCAG GCACTGAAAAGCCCCAGACGGAGCCTCCGTCTGACACATCATCCAAGAAGGGGCCTGAGAAATTCCCAAAGCCCGTGCTGGAGAAGCCAGCCAAACCTGTGCTGGAGAGACCCTCCAGGAGTGTCCCCAGGCCGTCACCTGCCGACAGCCTGAGCAAACAAGAGTGCGAAAAGCCCAACAAGtccccgccgccgccacctccgAGGAAAATCTTCCCCGGCTCCGGCTCAGGCATGACCACTACGCGCTCCGGGGAGGTGGTCTACATCAACAGGAAAGAGTCGGTCTCCTCTCAG GAAGGCGACGACGATGCCTCACCCCCCACTCCCAAAGCGAAGCCCACCAAGGTTCCGCCAGAGACCAAGCCGAAGCCGGCCACCCCTCCCCCCGTGGTGTCCTCAGccgctggagaagaggaggatgacggGGACAAGATCATGGCGGAGCTCCAG GTGTTCCAGAAGTGCGCGGTGAAGGAGGCGGGGGTAGAAAACTCAGTAGAACCCACCACTCGCGTTGAACCGCAAATCAGAGAGCTCAGATCAGGGTCCTCATTGCCCCTCAAAGAGAAAAAG CAGGGTTCAGAACCCAGTCGGGAGGATAAAGAACCAGTCACTGATGAAAACGGAAATACTACTGTACGGCAGAGCCAGGGG ATCATTTACTATGTGACTGGCCAGATTCCTAAAGAGCAGCCGCCAGCGCTGGGATCGGAGGAAACCCCCGAACGCCGAGAGCCCGCCCAGACTTCATCACAGgtgtcaaatgtcacttttaatgaCAATTCTCcaagccagcagcagcagcagcagcagccgccactGTCTCCGCCCCCCAAATCACCTCCGCCCATATCACCTAAACCCACCGGACTCAAAGGGTTCAAACTTCCCAGGAAACATCTGAAGCGTTCCGGGTCCTTGAAGACCAGTGCGGAAATGGAGAAGGGAGAAATCCTCAACAAGATTAACACTGAAAAGAAGGGCAGAGTCATCCAGATGCAGCTCTCCCCTAAAACCATCATGCCAGAGCCTGCACCAGTTTCAGCCACCACTGCTGGCACAGAGGTGTCCAAACCCCGCCTCCCTCCACTGAAAGTGCCTAAAAGTGAAGAGATGGTCCCCAAATCTCCCCCTGAGGGTGATGACGAGGCCAGCCTGAGTCCTGATTTACCTGGAGAAGAGGCGCCTCCTCCTCCCGATAACATAGCCTTCATGATCACCAACACCAAAGTTCAGGCCTTGTCCTGTGGTGAGTACCAGGAACTGGTCAATGCCAAGAAAGGCAGGGTCCAGACGGTCACCGTTGGAAGTGCCTCCCCCACCCGGGGGGACCCGGCAGACCCCAACGTGCCGCAGGACAACGGCGCGAACAAAAAGCCGGTCATAATCATTTTCGATGAGCCCATGGACATCCGCTCAGCCTACAAGCGCCTCTCCACCATCTTCGAAtgcgaggaggagctggacaggaTGCTGTCGGAGGAGCGCAtcgaggaggagagcgaggagtcCGACACCGACCGGACGGGCGGACCGCAGGGGAAACCTGGAGAAATGGTTGTGGTGGACGGGAAGAGGGTTGGTCCCTCGCAGGCAGCTTCGGACCGTGCCAGCGTGtcatcctcgtcttcctcttccaaCTCCGACAGCGGCGTGAACTTGGAGTCCTCCGGTGACGCCAAACAGGACGGGAAGAAGAAGTTCAAGTTTAAGTTCCCCAAAAAGCAGCTGGCGGCGCTGACACAGGCGATCCGTACCGGAACCAAGTCGGGGAAGAAGACCCTACAGGTGGTCGTCTATGAAGACGAGGAGGAATACGATGGTACGATCAGGCAGCACAAAGAGGCCAAGAGATTTGAAATCGCGACTTCGAAGCCCACCGTGGACACCCCCAAGGCGCCAGGCCCGTCAGCACTAAACAGACAGAACTCCGACTCCGTCTGTAGGACAAACGAGATCCGTAAAAACACCTACAAGACCCTGGACAGCCTGGAGCAGACCATCAAACAACTGGAAACCACTATCAGCGAGATGGGGCCTCGCTCGCCGGTCGAGCGGGCCGTCGCAGAGGAACCCAAAGCAGAGAATGGGAAAAGTTCAGAAGGAGCGGGGGTGAGGAggtcctcctctctccccaagTCCAGAGTATCAGGCCCAAAG AATGCCAGTGTTGCTTCCCCCACTAGTCGGATGCCCGTCCCTTTGTCTGCGAAGGCCAGGCAGGCGCCGGGTACTACTGacaaagcaggaaaacagcaaaaactgcAGGATGCTCAAAGGCAGTTCCGACAG GCTAACGGAAGTGCTAAAAGAGTGGGAGGGGATCATAAAACTTCTTCCCCTACTGTTCCCGTTTCTAAAATCCCTGCTTTTTATCCTAGCTCTACTAAAAGCAGCTCCCAGTCTGTACAAAACTCAGATGCTACTAATCCTATTAatacttcctcttcctcctcctcctcctcctctgtgacaAAGTCCTCTCACACCCCTCGTTCCAGCTCCCTGCCCTCCTCCCACATCCCCTCCCTGTCTAACGGATCCCTCAAACTCCCCACGCCCCTCCAGCACAGCGGTAAAGCTCTCTCGTTTTCCTCACAGACTCAGAACGGTCGAGTGCACTGCTCCtcttcattctcctcctcctcctcctcctcctcctcttccacctcctcctcctccccctcccctctgtcgCCCACACCTTTGGGCCAAGGTGGAAAGAGCATCCGCACCATTCACACCCCCAGCTTCACCAGCTACAGGTCGCACAACGGCAGCAGCGGCAAATCCTGCATCCCAACAGCCACAGCAGCTAAGGACGCTGCCTAG
- the si:ch211-285f17.1 gene encoding sickle tail protein homolog isoform X10, producing MQPDRRRAGSPSRSPKHGPSPQSSVADQVDHLSLASLDSLDTMSEADTPTGFTRGSRVRASLPVVRSTNQTKDRSLGVLYLQYADETKQIRMPNEITSVDTVRALFVSAFPQHLTMKMLESPSVAVYVKDDMRNMYYELNDVRSITDHSCLKVYNKDPAQAFSHGPRPANGDARMHGEMLHGGRDNAHPLRQHPIGPPLHHSVQGTMPAASNSMPPSPSRIPFSPRQGSAPSSSTVPRERVSTANPAARSNSPCPSAILERRDVKPDEDMSNKSHSLARGNEGLYADPYLLQEGRLSMASSHGAHPNDGPEHGLGGFHRASIRSTSSYGGPSPTDSIDHPSLYRQKSRNSQLPTLGSKTPPPSPHRMAEVRMIDMHGGPPHGLPPHGVPIERSSPVRQSFRKEEVAGTKPRHSVGSPVIADLQGHLQGPIPAPSDHQTRERMKAMEQQIASLTGLVQHALLKGSNASGNKEPASERPPKTASPAHSANTSGGSPILAPKTNPGPKGTSSAPLRVNLLQFRKNVSDLRMQLHQMRQIQLQNQEALRVQLKRAEQEISGKLAEAMRGLEDPVQRQRAVVEEDRHKYLSLEEHVLAQLSELEQYVVTLQKDSATTNRAVTLKDVEEGAVTLRKVGESLAGLKGEFPALQTRMRAVLRVEVEAVKFLKEEPHKLDSMLKRVKSLTDTLGSLRRCATEGSQKGPDLVANVPVSHSPSPSAPSSESPGNPLPVSTQPGPTSAPLEPQSSTIKSEVMPSSPVVIHHVQSSPVHIQQSQQSAALTVRSSPPLTPSPTNAPSPNPGKSQGRESPKTAAVDPASPAQCKKTRRNSANNGNGTKQDLVIEELQNSPDKSKKRVMSIEAAEKEWDEKRQNMGHYDGKEFEKILEEAQANMMKGIPSLEVEGRSAGAPAAAEQASTQDSAESGTEKPQTEPPSDTSSKKGPEKFPKPVLEKPAKPVLERPSRSVPRPSPADSLSKQECEKPNKSPPPPPPRKIFPGSGSGMTTTRSGEVVYINRKESVSSQEGDDDASPPTPKAKPTKVPPETKPKPATPPPVVSSAAGEEEDDGDKIMAELQVFQKCAVKEAGVENSVEPTTRVEPQIRELRSGSSLPLKEKKQGSEPSREDKEPVTDENGNTTVRQSQGIIYYVTGQIPKEQPPALGSEETPERREPAQTSSQVSNVTFNDNSPSQQQQQQQPPLSPPPKSPPPISPKPTGLKGFKLPRKHLKRSGSLKTSAEMEKGEILNKINTEKKGRVIQMQLSPKTIMPEPAPVSATTAGTEVSKPRLPPLKVPKSEEMVPKSPPEGDDEASLSPDLPGEEAPPPPDNIAFMITNTKVQALSCGEYQELVNAKKGRVQTVTVGSASPTRGDPADPNVPQDNGANKKPVIIIFDEPMDIRSAYKRLSTIFECEEELDRMLSEERIEEESEESDTDRTGGPQGKPGEMVVVDGKRVGPSQAASDRASVSSSSSSSNSDSGVNLESSGDAKQDGKKKFKFKFPKKQLAALTQAIRTGTKSGKKTLQVVVYEDEEEYDGTIRQHKEAKRFEIATSKPTVDTPKAPGPSALNRQNSDSVCRTNEIRKNTYKTLDSLEQTIKQLETTISEMGPRSPVERAVAEEPKAENGKSSEGAGVRRSSSLPKSRVSGPKNASVASPTSRMPVPLSAKARQAPGTTDKAGKQQKLQDAQRQFRQANGSAKRVGGDHKTSSPTVPVSKIPAFYPSSTKSSSQSVQNSDATNPINTSSSSSSSSSVTKSSHTPRSSSLPSSHIPSLSNGSLKLPTPLQHSGKALSFSSQTQNGRVHCSSSFSSSSSSSSSSTSSSSPSPLSPTPLGQGGKSIRTIHTPSFTSYRSHNGSSGKSCIPTATAAKDAA from the exons ATGCAGCCAGACCGACGCCGCGCAGGTTCGCCA AGCAGAAGCCCGAAGCACGGCCCCAGCCCTCAGTCCAGCGTCGCTGACCAGGTCGACCACCTCTCTCTGGCCTCCCTGGATTCCCTGGACACCATGTCTGAGGCCGACACGCCCACAGGTTTCACCCGCGGCAGCCGGGTCCGCGCTAGCCTGCCAGTGGTTCGATCGACCAACCAGACGAAGGACCGCTCTCTCG GTGTTCTGTACTTGCAGTACGCAGACGAGACCAAACAGATCCGCATGCCCAACGAGATCACCAGCGTCGACACTGTCAGAGCCCTGTTTGTTAGTGCCTTCCCGCAGCACCTCACCATGAAGATGCTGGAGTCCCCCAGCGTGGCCGTCTACGTCAAGGATGACATGAGGAACATGTACTACGAGCTCAACGACGTCCG GAGCATTACGGATCACTCCTGCCTGAAGGTCTACAACAAAGACCCGGCACAGGCGTTCAGCCACGGGCCGAGACCCGCCAACGGCGATGCCAGG ATGCACGGCGAGATGCTGCACGGCGGCCGTGATAATGCCCACCCCCTGAGACAGCATCCCATTGGCCCGCCGCTCCACCACTCCGTTCAGGGAACCATGCCGGCTGCTTCGAACTCAATGCCGCCGTCTCCCTCGAGGATCCCCTTCAGTCCCAGGCAGGGCTCCGcacccagcagctccactgTCCCGCGGGAGAGAGTGTCCACCGCCAACCCCGCCGCCCGCTCTAACTCGCCCTGTCCCAGCGCCATCCTGGAGCGACGGGACGTCAAACCGGATGAGGACATGAGCAATAAAAGCCACAGTCTAGCCAGGGGGAACGAGGGCTTGTATGCAGACCCGTACTTGCTCCAGGAGGGAAGGCTGAGCATGGCTAGTTCCCACGGAGCACACCCCAACGATGGGCCAGAACACGGACTAGGTGGATTCCATCGTGCCTCCATTCGTTCCACGAGCTCTTACGGCGGGCCCAGCCCCACGGACTCCATCGATCACCCTTCTCTGTACAGGCAGAAGTCCAGAAACAGCCAGCTGCCAACTCTGGGTTCCAAAACCCCTCCGCCGTCCCCTCACCGCATGGCTGAGGTACGGATGATTGACATGCACGGCGGGCCTCCGCACGGCCTGCCCCCCCACGGTGTTCCGATAGAGAGGAGCTCGCCGGTGCGTCAGTCcttcaggaaggaggaagtggcGGGGACTAAACCTCGCCACAGCGTGGGATCGCCGGTGATCGCTGACCTGCAGGGTCACCTGCAGGGGCCCATCCCAGCTCCCAGCGACCACCAGACACG AGAGCGAATGAAGGCAATGGAGCAACAGATTGCCAGCTTGACTGGTCTTGTTCAGCATGCACTTTTAAAGGGGTCAAACGCTAGTGGCAACAAGGAGCCCGCAAG TGAAAGACCACCGAAGACTGCGTCTCCGGCCCACAGCGCCAACACCTCAG GCGGTTCCCCGATCCTGGCTCCCAAGACCAACCCGGGCCCTAAAGGCACAAGCTCGGCTCCTCTGAGAGTCAACCTCCTGCAGTTCAGGAAGAACGTTTCTGACCTCAGGATGCAGCTCCATCAAATGAGACAGATTCAG ctccagaaccaggAGGCGCTGCGAGTCCAGCTGAAGCGCGCAGAGCAGGAAATCAGCGGTAAACTGGCAGAGGCCATGCGGGGTCTGGAAGACCCCGTTCAGAGGCAGAGAGCTGTGGTAGAGGAGGACCGGCACAAGTATTTGAGCCTGGAGGAGCATGTTCTCGCACAGCTCAG TGAGTTGGAGCAGTATGTAGTCACGCTGCAGAAAGACTCAGCCACAACTAACAGAGCAGTGACCCTGAAGGACGTGGAGGAAGGGGCCGTAACACTGAGGAAGGTGGGAGAGTCTCTGGCGGGGCTAAAAG GAGAGTTTCCAGCCCTGCAAACCCGAATGCGCGCTGTGCTCAGGGTGGAAGTGGAGGCTGTAAAGTTCCTGAAGGAGGAGCCTCATAAACTGGACAGCATGCTGAAACGGGTGAAGAGCCTGACGGACACACTCGGCAGCCTGAGAAG ATGTGCTACTGAGGGATCTCAGAAAGGCCCTGATCTGGTTGCTAATGTACCAGTAAGCCACAGCCCTTCACCCTCAGCACCATCCAGTGAATCCCCTGGGAATCCCCTGCCAGTATCAACCCAGCCCGGCCCCACGTCAGCCCCCCTCGAACCGCAGAGTTCCACCATTAAATCAGAGGTGATGCCCTCCTCCCCGGTGGTGATCCATCACGTTCAGAGCTCTCCGGTCCACATTCAGCAGTCCCAGCAGTCTGCAGCCTTGACCGTTCGGTCCAGCCCGCCGCTGACCCCGAGCCCCACGAACGCACCGAGTCCCAACCCCGGTAAAAGCCAAGGCCGCGAGTCTCCCAAGACAGCAGCTGTTGATCCTGCAAGTCCTGCACAATGCAAGAAAACACGGAGGAACTCGGCGAATAATGGAAATGGGACCAAGCAGGATCTTGTGATAGAAGAGCTCCAGAACTCCCCAGACAAGAGCAAGAAAAGAGTTATGTCCATAGAG gCAGCAGAGAAGGAGTGGGACGAGAAGAGGCAGAACATGGGTCATTATGATGGGAAAGAGTTTGAGAAGATCTTGGAAGAGGCTCAGGCCAACATGATGAAGGGTATTCCCAGTCTGGAGGTTGAAGGCCGCTCAGCAGGAGCTCCGGCTGCTGCAGAACAAGCTAGCACGCAGGACTCAGCAGAGTCAG GCACTGAAAAGCCCCAGACGGAGCCTCCGTCTGACACATCATCCAAGAAGGGGCCTGAGAAATTCCCAAAGCCCGTGCTGGAGAAGCCAGCCAAACCTGTGCTGGAGAGACCCTCCAGGAGTGTCCCCAGGCCGTCACCTGCCGACAGCCTGAGCAAACAAGAGTGCGAAAAGCCCAACAAGtccccgccgccgccacctccgAGGAAAATCTTCCCCGGCTCCGGCTCAGGCATGACCACTACGCGCTCCGGGGAGGTGGTCTACATCAACAGGAAAGAGTCGGTCTCCTCTCAG GAAGGCGACGACGATGCCTCACCCCCCACTCCCAAAGCGAAGCCCACCAAGGTTCCGCCAGAGACCAAGCCGAAGCCGGCCACCCCTCCCCCCGTGGTGTCCTCAGccgctggagaagaggaggatgacggGGACAAGATCATGGCGGAGCTCCAG GTGTTCCAGAAGTGCGCGGTGAAGGAGGCGGGGGTAGAAAACTCAGTAGAACCCACCACTCGCGTTGAACCGCAAATCAGAGAGCTCAGATCAGGGTCCTCATTGCCCCTCAAAGAGAAAAAG CAGGGTTCAGAACCCAGTCGGGAGGATAAAGAACCAGTCACTGATGAAAACGGAAATACTACTGTACGGCAGAGCCAGGGG ATCATTTACTATGTGACTGGCCAGATTCCTAAAGAGCAGCCGCCAGCGCTGGGATCGGAGGAAACCCCCGAACGCCGAGAGCCCGCCCAGACTTCATCACAGgtgtcaaatgtcacttttaatgaCAATTCTCcaagccagcagcagcagcagcagcagccgccactGTCTCCGCCCCCCAAATCACCTCCGCCCATATCACCTAAACCCACCGGACTCAAAGGGTTCAAACTTCCCAGGAAACATCTGAAGCGTTCCGGGTCCTTGAAGACCAGTGCGGAAATGGAGAAGGGAGAAATCCTCAACAAGATTAACACTGAAAAGAAGGGCAGAGTCATCCAGATGCAGCTCTCCCCTAAAACCATCATGCCAGAGCCTGCACCAGTTTCAGCCACCACTGCTGGCACAGAGGTGTCCAAACCCCGCCTCCCTCCACTGAAAGTGCCTAAAAGTGAAGAGATGGTCCCCAAATCTCCCCCTGAGGGTGATGACGAGGCCAGCCTGAGTCCTGATTTACCTGGAGAAGAGGCGCCTCCTCCTCCCGATAACATAGCCTTCATGATCACCAACACCAAAGTTCAGGCCTTGTCCTGTGGTGAGTACCAGGAACTGGTCAATGCCAAGAAAGGCAGGGTCCAGACGGTCACCGTTGGAAGTGCCTCCCCCACCCGGGGGGACCCGGCAGACCCCAACGTGCCGCAGGACAACGGCGCGAACAAAAAGCCGGTCATAATCATTTTCGATGAGCCCATGGACATCCGCTCAGCCTACAAGCGCCTCTCCACCATCTTCGAAtgcgaggaggagctggacaggaTGCTGTCGGAGGAGCGCAtcgaggaggagagcgaggagtcCGACACCGACCGGACGGGCGGACCGCAGGGGAAACCTGGAGAAATGGTTGTGGTGGACGGGAAGAGGGTTGGTCCCTCGCAGGCAGCTTCGGACCGTGCCAGCGTGtcatcctcgtcttcctcttccaaCTCCGACAGCGGCGTGAACTTGGAGTCCTCCGGTGACGCCAAACAGGACGGGAAGAAGAAGTTCAAGTTTAAGTTCCCCAAAAAGCAGCTGGCGGCGCTGACACAGGCGATCCGTACCGGAACCAAGTCGGGGAAGAAGACCCTACAGGTGGTCGTCTATGAAGACGAGGAGGAATACGATGGTACGATCAGGCAGCACAAAGAGGCCAAGAGATTTGAAATCGCGACTTCGAAGCCCACCGTGGACACCCCCAAGGCGCCAGGCCCGTCAGCACTAAACAGACAGAACTCCGACTCCGTCTGTAGGACAAACGAGATCCGTAAAAACACCTACAAGACCCTGGACAGCCTGGAGCAGACCATCAAACAACTGGAAACCACTATCAGCGAGATGGGGCCTCGCTCGCCGGTCGAGCGGGCCGTCGCAGAGGAACCCAAAGCAGAGAATGGGAAAAGTTCAGAAGGAGCGGGGGTGAGGAggtcctcctctctccccaagTCCAGAGTATCAGGCCCAAAG AATGCCAGTGTTGCTTCCCCCACTAGTCGGATGCCCGTCCCTTTGTCTGCGAAGGCCAGGCAGGCGCCGGGTACTACTGacaaagcaggaaaacagcaaaaactgcAGGATGCTCAAAGGCAGTTCCGACAG GCTAACGGAAGTGCTAAAAGAGTGGGAGGGGATCATAAAACTTCTTCCCCTACTGTTCCCGTTTCTAAAATCCCTGCTTTTTATCCTAGCTCTACTAAAAGCAGCTCCCAGTCTGTACAAAACTCAGATGCTACTAATCCTATTAatacttcctcttcctcctcctcctcctcctctgtgacaAAGTCCTCTCACACCCCTCGTTCCAGCTCCCTGCCCTCCTCCCACATCCCCTCCCTGTCTAACGGATCCCTCAAACTCCCCACGCCCCTCCAGCACAGCGGTAAAGCTCTCTCGTTTTCCTCACAGACTCAGAACGGTCGAGTGCACTGCTCCtcttcattctcctcctcctcctcctcctcctcctcttccacctcctcctcctccccctcccctctgtcgCCCACACCTTTGGGCCAAGGTGGAAAGAGCATCCGCACCATTCACACCCCCAGCTTCACCAGCTACAGGTCGCACAACGGCAGCAGCGGCAAATCCTGCATCCCAACAGCCACAGCAGCTAAGGACGCTGCCTAG